ATTATAGAGCCGTTGCCAAGGTGCTTGTGGTTCAAAACTTGGCTTAATTCATGTTCTGTCCCAAGCTCCTTCCAATCTAAACTATCAACATCCCACTGTACCGTATAATATCCCGTTTCCTCGGCCGCCTCAATAACCTTGTTATCATACTCGCCAAACGGAGGCCTGAACAAATCCATTTCATACCCCGTAAGATTTTTAACCTTTTCGTGGGCGTCCATAAGCTCCTTTTTAATCTGTTCTTTTGAAAGCTGGCTCATATGCGGATGCGTTGCAGAATGGTTTCCGAGATCGTGTCCGTCGGCGGCAATCTTTTTAACTTCTTCAGGATATTTATCAACCCAGTATCCGCACATAAAAAATGTAGTCTTAACATCGTTTTCTTTTAGTATCCTCAAAAGTTCATCCGTGTCGTCAGCTCCCCATGCAGCGTCAAAACTAATGGCAACCTTTTTCTCAGGCGTATCTACACAGTAAATAGGCAGTTTCCTCTCGGCCTGTGCAAATGAATTGAAAACCATTTTAGCCGTTGGATTCACAGCAACCAGCGCCGCCAAAACTCCTATTAGTGCGCCGCATGTCACGGCCATTTTTTTGCCCGTCTTTTCATTAGTTGCTTTTTCTTTTATAGTGGCCTTCCGTCCGTTTCTTTTAAAAAGCTTTATGGCTTTCCCAAGATTTATTGTTGTTATCTTCAGTTTTTTTCTGCCGCCACTTGCGTCATGAACTCCGTTCTCTTTGAATTTTAAAGATCTTTTCATGCTATATTCACCTCGTTTAAGTATATTCAAGCATAGGTTTTCCTATTTCTATGAAAATAAAACGGCGTCCGTAAAACTCTCAATAAACGAATAACCATTTTTTACACGTCTTATATCAATATCGGTAACCAGGACTTTCATGACATTCTCTGTCTTTCCTGAACTGCCCATATAACGCGCTAGGGAATGTATTATATAAGGCCTACCGCCGACACAGCCTATATACATCGCCGTGTGGCCTTTAAAACTTAAAACTGTGCCTACAGGAAGCTTTTTAATTAAAAGTTCTTTTCCTTCCCTCTGCATATTTGAAATATCAATACGGCTTACGCCGCTTTTAAGCTGGTTTTCTACATTTCGTCCTATTATTATTCCAAATGTTTTCATAATATCGCATATAAAGAGCGAACAATCGCGCCCTCCAAAATCTCCTCCCCAGCCATAATTGCCTCCGATACAGCTGAAAGCTTGGGAAATAACGTTTTCCAAAGTATATTCCAAATAGCCGTAATTAAATCCTTCGGTAAAAACAGGCCTTATTTTTTCCACTGCCAAAACGCCGGCGCCTTCAACTGCCGGTATCATAAAAAAACCTTCTTTATCCAATGGAATCCTTGTTCCCATATAGAGCTTCGGCAAACCAAACGGCGTTTTTATATCGTCGTTTAAAACAATATAAAATTTGTCCGGCCTAAGATAATATTCCCACAAGTTTCGGCTTGACGTAACTGCAATATCACAGCAAAGGGCATAACCAACAGTACTGACGCCGGCTATGTGGTAATATTTACCGTTATCGCTTATACCTAATATAGCCACAGCTTCAAAAGGATATAAAACGCTTTCGATATTGCTGTCAAATAGCGGCTCTCCAATCCTTTCATCGCAAGGCTGTTTTTTCACCTTTGTTCGTTTTACCACAACTCCCATTCCCATTGAAAACGACAGCTTTTTGAGGTTATTAAGTCCATTTGCAGGCTCGTTAAAGTTCTTCCTGTTTAAACTCAATATCCTTTCTTTGTTTAAAATAACCTTATCTTTGTCTTCAAGCATATTTATCCAAAATGTTTTATTGCCGTAATCTCTCTCCAAAACGCCACCTTCCTTTAAAACCTTTTATCTATATATTTATAGTTCTGCCAACGTTAATTAATGACGTTTTTTTGAATATGCCGTAACTTCGGTTACAATGGCGTACATGATTTTAGCCGACTGCCGCAGTACGCATCGGCGTTAAAACGCTTGCACGGGTTCTTCTGTACGGCAGGCACATCTTTGCCTTGCTTTCATGCCAGTTCCGTCGCTTAAAGCTCTGTAACCTCACAAAGGGAAAATTTTTGCTTTTCAATGTGTATTCACACAGACGCTGAGATTCCTACGGCAAGCGCATGCAGCGCCGAAATACGGAATTTTTTCGCGTGCGCGCCCTTGTAAAGCAAAACTAATATATACCGTCAAAACATAATAAAAATATATCGTTATAATTCTTTAAAATTGAATTATTGACTATTTATTCTCTTTAGTATATAATCATATCCGTATGAGAATGAATATATAAATCCGCTATGGCATTTATATGCCCGGGGCTGATGTTTCTACCAACTGCCGCACAGTTTGGCTATATCATTCCTTTATAGGAATGTTGTAACCTTTTTGCGGCAGTTTTTATATTAAGGAGGAATAAAAATGAAATGCGACGTTGTAATTGTAGGCGCCGGTCCGGCAGGTATATTCACGGCGCTTGAAATGATTAAAAAAAACAGCGGCAGGAAAATCGTACTTGTCGAAAAAGGCAAAGCCATAGAAAACCGGCGATGTCCTAAAAGCGTAACAAAAGAATGTGTAAACTGTAAGCCATACTGCCACATAACGGCCGGTTTTTCCGGCGCGGGGGCGTTTTCAGACGGCAAACTTTCGCTAAGCTGTGAAGTCGGAGGCGATCTCCCAATGCTTATAGGAGAAGAAAAAGCTCAGGAAACAATTAACTACACAGATAATATATATCTTGAATTCGGTGCGGACAGCCATGTTGAAGGAGTAGGAAACAAAGAGGAAGTTAAAGAAATAAGAAAACGCGCAATCCAAGCAGGCCTTAAACTTGTAGACTGCCCTATCAGACATCTCGGCACTGAAAAGGCGCAGGAAATATATTTAGCTATAGAAAAATATCTTTTGGAAAACGGCGTTGAAATTCTTTTCGGTTTTGAGTGTACAAACCTTAACCTTGATGGCAACACATGCCGCGGAGTTTATATAGATAACGGCAGCAAAAGCATAGAGGTTACGGCTGACGATATTGTAATTGCAACAGGCAGGCGCGGGGCAGACTGGCTTGAAAAAATTTGTTCCCAACACAATATAGCCCACCAGCCCGGAACAGTGGATATAGGCGTGCGGGTAGAAGTGCGCAATGAAATTATGGAAAAAGTTAATAACGTACTTTACGAGTCAAAACTTATAGGGTATCCGAAACCATTCAAAAACAAAGTCCGCACTTTCTGTCAAAATCCGGGGGGATTTGTAAGCCAGGAAAATTATGACAATGATCTGGCAGTCGTAAACGGCCATTCGTATAAAGAAATTAAAAGCGACAATACAAACCTCGCTATACTCTGTTCTCATAATTTTAACGAACCGTTTAACCAGCCGATAGAATACGCGCAGAAAGTCGGCGAGCTTACAAATATGCTCGGCGCCGGACATATACTTGTGCAGAGGTTTGGCGACATACTCGACGGAAAACGCACGTGGCAGAAAGAACTCAGCCAAAGCAATCTAAAACCATCCCTTCCAGATGCTGTTGCAGGAGATATTACGGCGGCAATGCCGTATAGGGCTATGATAAATATAATAAACTTTATACATTCCGTAGATCATGTAGTGCCGGGTTTCGCCGCTACGGAAACACTGCTGTATTCCCCTGAACTTAAATTTTACAGCAACCGTGTAAAAATGGATGAAAATTTTAACACAAACATAAATAATCTCTATTGTTTAGGCGATTCCAGCGGTTGGACCCGCGGGCTGATGATGGCTTCCATAATGGGAGTATTAATGGGCCGTCGTCTGGCTTAATAAAAAAGGCCTGCAATCTAAATTAAATTGCAGGCCTTTTTGAATTTACAATAAATTTCATATGTTGAAATTTATTAAACTTCAAATTCCACATGCGTTAAAACATCTTTTAAACGCGGTTTTAATAATCGTTTTCCTCTATTTTAGGCGCGGAACCAAATCTGTCATTATTTTTCCGCAAAATGATTCTATCGCTTTTTCCTAAAAACATAACGTCAAATCCGTTATATTATTCCGCTTTTTAATATTAATCCATTACTTAAGCCATTTTTAGCCGCAATATTATATATCTCTGAAATATCATATATACTGCACTATTTATATACTTTAATCAGCACAGGAAATCATACCAGTCCCAATCCATATCCATAATGCAGGAAATTGTTTCCTCTTCCGGAAGTTCCAAAAGTTCAAATTCCACTTTAAAATCATGATAGATCTCGCCGTCAATCAGCGCCTTTCCCGTAAGGATATAATTTTTTCCGTTTCCTTCAATATACTCACATGTCAAAGTTACGTCGTCATCTTCAATTACAACAATGTCAAGGCCGTTTTTTCTGTGTTCATCGCTAAAATATTCTTTCATACCGCATCGTCTCCTTTAATAAAACTATATCAACTTTTCGTCCGTTTATCAACAAAATTTTCCTTTTACAGCTACCATACTTTTTGATATAATCATATAATATGGAGGAGTATATATGAATTATATTGTTTTGGATTTGGAATTTAATCAGCCCTACAATTTTAAAAACGGTAAACGTACTGTGCTTGAACCGAAAGTTCCGTTTGAAATTATACAGTTCGGGGCTGTTAAGCTTGACAATAACTTTAATATAACAGACAAATTCGATTATTTCGTTAAGCCACAGATTTACAGCCGTCTTCATCCAATAGTTGAAAAAATAACGGGAATAACCATTGACAAGCTTGAAAACGGCAATTCTTTTTTAACGGCTTTTGAAAAATTTACAGCGTTTGCAGGCAGCGAATCAGTGCTCTGTTCCTGGGGTGCGGACGATATAAAATCCCTTTACAGGAACATTATCTACTATAAGTGCAATCAGGAAAAAATCACAAAAAACTATATTAATATACAGGAAATAGCTACAAAGAAACTCAACTTTGAAAGCGGCAACTCAATCGGTCTAAAAGCCGCCGTAGAATTGCTTGAGATACCTCAGGAAATACCGTTCCATGACGCTTTAAACGACGCTTATTATACGGCTCTTGTATTTAAAAAAATCATCCCCGAAACATTTGATATAAAAACATTAAGCCTTTCGGAACTTGAACCGAAAAAATCAGGCCAGTCTAAAACAAATACTAAAGCCCTGCTTAATTATTTTGAAAAATCCCTTGAAAGAAAATTGACAAGCGAAGAAACGGCAATAATTAAAACAGCTTACAAGCTCGGTCAAAAAAGAAGCTATGACGCCAAAAATAAAAAAACGATACTATAATTTAATAGATAAAATTCAACAGACTTATAAAAACATGTTATAATCTTATAAACCGATTTTCCGAAATCATATGCTATCTTCAATGCACATTCATACCCGGCGTATACAGATTGTATTAAACTTTTATAAGGATGTATTTTAAATCAAAATCAAACGCCGCTGTATTTTCAGTTAATAATAAATAACTGTAAGCAGCGGCGTTTTATAAAGTTCACTTTATTTTTTAATTTGAATACAGCATCAATTTACAATATCACACAAGGTTTTAACGGGCGTCCCTTGTAAAGTGAAGCTATTTGCGTCTTACAAAGATAAAACTATATTACTGCTGATGATTTATATTGTCTTTAACAACAACGTCGTGTGCGCCGCCTTCAATAATAGAAACGCTGCTGACAAGCGTCAATTTTGCTTTCTGCTGGAGTTCCGGTATATTTAAGGAACCGCAGTTGCACATAGTAGAACGTATTTTGCTTAATGTAGTTCCAAGATTATCATGGAGAGAACCCGCATACGGCACATAGCAGTCCACGCCTTCAACAAACGAAAGCTTCGCGGCTCCGCCCAAGTCATACCTCTGCCAGTTGCGCGCCCTTGCGCTTCCTTCTCCCCAGTATTCTTTCATATAGTTTCCGTTAATCATAACTTTGTTTGTCGGGCTTTCGTCAAAACGGGCAAAATAACGTCCGAGCATACAAAAATCGCATCCCATTGCAAGCGCAAGCGTAATATGATAATCCAAAACAATGCCGCCATCTGAACAAATAGGCACATATACTCCCGTTTCTTTGAAATATTCATCCCTTGCCCTTGAAACATCTATAACGGCAGTAGCCTGACCGCGTCCGATACCTTTAGTTTCCCGTGTGATACAAATTGATCCGCCGCCGATGCCCACCTTTATAAAGTCTGCCCCGGCGTCTGCAAGAAAACGGAAACCTTCCGCATCGACAACATTTCCGGCGCCTATTTTGACCGTATCGCCATATGTTTCACGCACATACGAAATAACGATCTTCTGCCACTCTGTATATCCCTCGCTTGAATCTATACAAAGTACATCGGCTCCGGCTTCAATAAGCGCCGGTATACGTTCCTTAAAATCCCTTGTATTAATACCGGCGCCAACAATATATCTTTTATGCCCGTCAAGAAGCTCCAGCGGGTTGCCTTTGTGCTGTTCATAATCTTTACGGAAAACAAATGATGTAAGACGGCCTTCTTTATCAATTATAGGAAGCGAATTAAGCTTATTGTCCCAAATAATATTATTCGCCTCTTTTAAAGAAGTTCCTTCAGGCGCCGTAATAAGCTTTTCAAACGGCGTCATAAAATTTTTTACCTTTTCATCCGGCGACATCCTGCTTACACGATAATCCCTGCTTGTCACAATTCCGAGGAGCCTGCCGTTTGCCGTGCCGTCCTCCGTTACGGCTACAGTTGAATGTCCCTTTTCTTCTTTTAAAGCGATAATATCCGCAAGCGTAGCCTCAGGGCCAATATTTGAGTCCGAAACAACAAAACCCGCTTTATATGTCTTAACCCTCCTGACCATTTCAGCCTGATCTTCGATAGACTGAGAGCCGTATATAAACGAAACTCCTCCTTCTTTGGCAAGCGCAATCGCCATATTGTCGTCTGAAACAGACTGCATTATTGCGGAAACGAGCGGTATATTCATTGAAATTGCCGGCTCCTCGCCTTTTTTAAATTTAACAAGCGGAGTTTTTAATGAAACATTATCAGGTATACAGTCTGTTCCGGAGTAACCCGGAACAAGAAGATATTCGCTAAATGTACGCGATGGTTCGTCGTAATAAAAAGCCATATACAAATCCTCCTTAGTATGAATATTATAATTTATTAATGGTTATATGTTATTTTCTATTGCCGAAAACGTTAAAAGGCTACGGCAATAAGTTCTGACTTCCGGACTTAATATTTTTGTCGGCAGCATATCAAAACATGATGTTATATACATATAAAATTTAATTATTCCTATTATATCATATTATTTTTTATTTGGAATAAAAAGCGGATAAAACTTTAATTATTTATGCGCAAAACTTGTTAAATAATTTAATTCCAGAATTTTTGCGGCTTTATTTCACGCATGGCAATTTTTATAAAAAAGTGATAGGCAACGGGCAATTCCCCGCCTATCACTTTTAAATCCGTTTACTGCAACGGCTTCATTGTTGGGAAAAGTATTACATCTCTGATTGAAACAGATTCAGTCAACAACATAACAAATCTGTCAATACCGACGCCAAGTCCTCCTGTCGGCGGCATCCCATATTCAAGGGCGCATACAAAATCGTCGTCAATCATATTCGCTTCGTCGTCCCCTGCTTCACGAAGAGCCTCCTGATGTTCAAATCTCTTTTTCTGATCTATAGGGTCGTTTAATTCGCTGTATGCATTTGCATATTCACGTCCGACTATAAAAAGTTCAAAACGCTCTGTATATTCAGGTTTATCGGCCTTTCTCTTTGAAAGCGGCGATATTTCAACGGGATAATCAATTACAAAAGTAGGCTGTATAAGGTTTTCTTCAACAAATTCTTCAAAGAAAAGGCTTAATATATCGCCCTTTTCGTGGCGATCCTCAAATTGCACGCCTTTCTCTTTTGCAACAGCCTTTGCTTCTTCTGTCGACTTTATTGAGTCAAAGTCAACGCCTGAATATTTCTTAACGGCATCTACCATGGAAATCCTTGTAAAAGGCTTTTCAAGGTCTATTTCATGTCCCCCGTAATTTACCGTCATTTTTCCGTTAACCCTGTCTGCCACAGTCCTGAACATACTTTCCGTTATATCCATCATTCCGTTATAATCCGTGTATGCCTGATAAAGTTCCATAAGCGTAAACTCGGGATTATGCCTTATGGAAACACCCTCGTTCCTAAAAACGCGCCCTATTTCATAAACCCTTTCAAAGCCTCCTACAATAAGCCTTTTAAGCGGAAGCTCCAAAGCTATACGGCAGTACATATCAATATCAAGGGCGTTATGGTGAGTTATAAACGGCCTTGCCGCCGCCCCGCCTGGTATTGTTTGAAGCACAGGCGTTTCAACCTCAAGAAATCCTTTTTCATCAAGGAAATTCCTTATCTCCCTTATGATTGCGGATCTTTTGAAGAAAACTTCCTTAACTTCGGGATTTACAATAAGATCCATATATCTCTGACGGTACCTAAGCTCCTGATCTTTAAGGCCATGGAACTTTTCCGGAAGTATTTGAAGACTTTTGCTCAAAAGCACAACTTCGGTTGCATGTACGGAAATTTCGCCCATTTTAGTTGTAAAAACCGTGCCTTTAACGCCTATAATATCTCCAATATCATATTTTTTAAAATCGGCATAGCTTTCCTCGCCTATATCGTTGCGGCTTACATAAAGCTGCATCCTGCCGTTTCTGTCCTGAATATTTGCAAAACTTGCCTTTCCCATAACCCTTTTAGCCATAAGACGGCCGGCAATGGCAACTTCCTTGCCTTCATATTCGCTGTAGCGTTCAACAATTTCATTTGTATGGGTATCGACAGGATATTTAACTTTTTGGAAAGGGTCTTTGCCTTCGCTTTGCAGTTTTTCAAGCTTTTCACGCCTGACTTTAAGAAGCTCGCTGAGTTCTTCCTGGCTTATCTGGCCTTCATTATTCATAT
This genomic window from Anaerotignum faecicola contains:
- a CDS encoding polysaccharide deacetylase family protein; protein product: MVFNSFAQAERKLPIYCVDTPEKKVAISFDAAWGADDTDELLRILKENDVKTTFFMCGYWVDKYPEEVKKIAADGHDLGNHSATHPHMSQLSKEQIKKELMDAHEKVKNLTGYEMDLFRPPFGEYDNKVIEAAEETGYYTVQWDVDSLDWKELGTEHELSQVLNHKHLGNGSIILFHNDAKYTPKVLDSIIKGLKEKGYEIVPISSLIHRDNYYMDHEGRQKLNDATA
- the lysS gene encoding lysine--tRNA ligase, giving the protein MNNEGQISQEELSELLKVRREKLEKLQSEGKDPFQKVKYPVDTHTNEIVERYSEYEGKEVAIAGRLMAKRVMGKASFANIQDRNGRMQLYVSRNDIGEESYADFKKYDIGDIIGVKGTVFTTKMGEISVHATEVVLLSKSLQILPEKFHGLKDQELRYRQRYMDLIVNPEVKEVFFKRSAIIREIRNFLDEKGFLEVETPVLQTIPGGAAARPFITHHNALDIDMYCRIALELPLKRLIVGGFERVYEIGRVFRNEGVSIRHNPEFTLMELYQAYTDYNGMMDITESMFRTVADRVNGKMTVNYGGHEIDLEKPFTRISMVDAVKKYSGVDFDSIKSTEEAKAVAKEKGVQFEDRHEKGDILSLFFEEFVEENLIQPTFVIDYPVEISPLSKRKADKPEYTERFELFIVGREYANAYSELNDPIDQKKRFEHQEALREAGDDEANMIDDDFVCALEYGMPPTGGLGVGIDRFVMLLTESVSIRDVILFPTMKPLQ
- a CDS encoding NlpC/P60 family protein, which translates into the protein MERDYGNKTFWINMLEDKDKVILNKERILSLNRKNFNEPANGLNNLKKLSFSMGMGVVVKRTKVKKQPCDERIGEPLFDSNIESVLYPFEAVAILGISDNGKYYHIAGVSTVGYALCCDIAVTSSRNLWEYYLRPDKFYIVLNDDIKTPFGLPKLYMGTRIPLDKEGFFMIPAVEGAGVLAVEKIRPVFTEGFNYGYLEYTLENVISQAFSCIGGNYGWGGDFGGRDCSLFICDIMKTFGIIIGRNVENQLKSGVSRIDISNMQREGKELLIKKLPVGTVLSFKGHTAMYIGCVGGRPYIIHSLARYMGSSGKTENVMKVLVTDIDIRRVKNGYSFIESFTDAVLFS
- a CDS encoding exonuclease domain-containing protein codes for the protein MNYIVLDLEFNQPYNFKNGKRTVLEPKVPFEIIQFGAVKLDNNFNITDKFDYFVKPQIYSRLHPIVEKITGITIDKLENGNSFLTAFEKFTAFAGSESVLCSWGADDIKSLYRNIIYYKCNQEKITKNYINIQEIATKKLNFESGNSIGLKAAVELLEIPQEIPFHDALNDAYYTALVFKKIIPETFDIKTLSLSELEPKKSGQSKTNTKALLNYFEKSLERKLTSEETAIIKTAYKLGQKRSYDAKNKKTIL
- a CDS encoding IMP dehydrogenase, giving the protein MAFYYDEPSRTFSEYLLVPGYSGTDCIPDNVSLKTPLVKFKKGEEPAISMNIPLVSAIMQSVSDDNMAIALAKEGGVSFIYGSQSIEDQAEMVRRVKTYKAGFVVSDSNIGPEATLADIIALKEEKGHSTVAVTEDGTANGRLLGIVTSRDYRVSRMSPDEKVKNFMTPFEKLITAPEGTSLKEANNIIWDNKLNSLPIIDKEGRLTSFVFRKDYEQHKGNPLELLDGHKRYIVGAGINTRDFKERIPALIEAGADVLCIDSSEGYTEWQKIVISYVRETYGDTVKIGAGNVVDAEGFRFLADAGADFIKVGIGGGSICITRETKGIGRGQATAVIDVSRARDEYFKETGVYVPICSDGGIVLDYHITLALAMGCDFCMLGRYFARFDESPTNKVMINGNYMKEYWGEGSARARNWQRYDLGGAAKLSFVEGVDCYVPYAGSLHDNLGTTLSKIRSTMCNCGSLNIPELQQKAKLTLVSSVSIIEGGAHDVVVKDNINHQQ
- a CDS encoding FAD-dependent oxidoreductase, which gives rise to MKCDVVIVGAGPAGIFTALEMIKKNSGRKIVLVEKGKAIENRRCPKSVTKECVNCKPYCHITAGFSGAGAFSDGKLSLSCEVGGDLPMLIGEEKAQETINYTDNIYLEFGADSHVEGVGNKEEVKEIRKRAIQAGLKLVDCPIRHLGTEKAQEIYLAIEKYLLENGVEILFGFECTNLNLDGNTCRGVYIDNGSKSIEVTADDIVIATGRRGADWLEKICSQHNIAHQPGTVDIGVRVEVRNEIMEKVNNVLYESKLIGYPKPFKNKVRTFCQNPGGFVSQENYDNDLAVVNGHSYKEIKSDNTNLAILCSHNFNEPFNQPIEYAQKVGELTNMLGAGHILVQRFGDILDGKRTWQKELSQSNLKPSLPDAVAGDITAAMPYRAMINIINFIHSVDHVVPGFAATETLLYSPELKFYSNRVKMDENFNTNINNLYCLGDSSGWTRGLMMASIMGVLMGRRLA